The genomic stretch TCTTTTTTTTGGGAGGGGTCCCCTGGGAAAAGATGCCGGCGGTTTACGGTTCGGCTTGTTTGACGGTCATTCCGACGATATTTTCCGAAGGGACCTCCCTTAGCGCGCTCGAGAGCATGGCTTGCGGGATTGCCACTGTCTCGACGAACGCCGGCGGCTTGCCCGACCTCCCCACGTTGCTGGCCGAGATCGAACCAAAAAGCTTGTGCGGCATGATGATCAAGGCGGCGCGGGATCGGGAGGTTTTAGGAAAAGATCAGCGGGCCAGGGTGGTAGCGGAATATAATTTGCAACGTTGGGCCAAGGGTTGGCAAGAGATAGTCGCCCGAACACTGGCTTCGTAGGCGGTCGTTAGATGAAAATCAAAAATATATTCTTCTTTATCGTTTTTTTTCTTCCATTTGTTTATTCATTGGTCGTAAACGTTAAGGTCCCGTTGAAAACTTATGAAATGTTATTCGTCCTTTTTTTACTTTTCTGGTTTATGCGCGGCGCGGTGGCTGGGGAAATAAAATTGAGGATCGATCGCGCCTTTTATCCGCTCCTCTTTTTCTTTTTATGGGTCGTTTTTACCGTGATCATCAGCTATGTCGGCCTGCTTTCTTTTGAATCGATGCCGAATTGGAGCGCCACCCGCGGCAGTTTTTTACTGAACCCGATAATCGAGATATTCTATTTACTGTTAAATATTTTGTTGGCGATCTTTGTTTCCAATTTGATAGTGTCGAAAGCCAGCCTGAAAAATATCTACGGTATAATGATCTTTTCGTCGATCTTGGTCTGTCTCTACGGCTTACAGCTGTTTTTAGGGGCCCTGCTTAAAGTTCCGGCCCTCGTCTTGCCGACGATGAGCGAAAAACCGCCGGTCTCGTTTTTTTTCATCCCGCGAGTCACCGCGACCTTCAAAGAGCCTAATTTTTTCGCCGGTTATATGACCGCTTTGATTCCGATCGGTTTGGCTTTCTTTTTTGCCCCGAAAACAAAGATCCGTTCCTTTTTAAACAAAAAAGCGATTGTTATCTTGATCTTAGGCCTTCAATTACTGACTTTGATCTTAAGCATGTCGACCGGCGGAGTCATTTCTTTCCTGGCCAGCGGCGGATTTTTCTTTTTACTGCTTTTCTTGAGGTTTAAAAATAAAAGAGCGAAATTGCTGGTTTTTATCGGCGCGCTGCTCGTGGCGAGCTATCTTTTTATTCAAGCGGTCGGCTTGGGCGATGCTTTCAACCAAGTCGTGTTTGAAAAGCTGTTCGGCGGAGAAATCAGTTCCGTTACCCATTCGCGTGACGAACGGCTGGAGCAGATTAACGGCGCGTTAACGCTGTTCGCGCAAAACCCTGTCTTTGGCATTGGGCTGTCAAACTTTGGTCTTTATTTTGATCAGGTGCTGGGGATCAGTTATGGCTTTGAAGCCTCGGCTAATAATATCTACGTTGAACTGCTAGCTGAAACCGGCTTGATCGGCCTGATCCTTTTTGCCTGGTTTTTCATTGTTTTGTTTAAAAAGTTCTTCCAGACCTATAGAA from Candidatus Margulisiibacteriota bacterium encodes the following:
- a CDS encoding O-antigen ligase family protein, which produces MKIKNIFFFIVFFLPFVYSLVVNVKVPLKTYEMLFVLFLLFWFMRGAVAGEIKLRIDRAFYPLLFFFLWVVFTVIISYVGLLSFESMPNWSATRGSFLLNPIIEIFYLLLNILLAIFVSNLIVSKASLKNIYGIMIFSSILVCLYGLQLFLGALLKVPALVLPTMSEKPPVSFFFIPRVTATFKEPNFFAGYMTALIPIGLAFFFAPKTKIRSFLNKKAIVILILGLQLLTLILSMSTGGVISFLASGGFFFLLLFLRFKNKRAKLLVFIGALLVASYLFIQAVGLGDAFNQVVFEKLFGGEISSVTHSRDERLEQINGALTLFAQNPVFGIGLSNFGLYFDQVLGISYGFEASANNIYVELLAETGLIGLILFAWFFIVLFKKFFQTYRKAGSNEEAILLIGSWSSLVAILTTWNFFPSYSMSFFWVMFGVFIGYLNKLEKNEEIDENRL